One genomic segment of Chelonia mydas isolate rCheMyd1 chromosome 1, rCheMyd1.pri.v2, whole genome shotgun sequence includes these proteins:
- the BICD1 gene encoding protein bicaudal D homolog 1 isoform X6 translates to MAELQRIRMKDEIREYKFREARLLQDYTELEEENITLQKLVSTLKQNQVEYEGLKHEIKRFEEETVLLNSQLEDAIRLKEIAEHQLEEALETLKNEREQKNNLRKELSQYINLNDSMYSNHINISVDGLKFAEDGSEPNNDDKMNGHIHGPLVKLTGDYRTPAVRKGESLHPVSDLFSELNISEMQKLKQQLVQVEREKAILLANLQESQTQLEHTKGALTEQHERVHRLTEHVNAMRGLQSNKELKVELDCEKGRDSGEETHDYEVDINGLEILECKYKVAVTEVIDLKAEIKALKEKYNKCVENYTEEKAKYETRIQRYDEQVTNLEKSTKESYEKMVQMEKELQRMTSVANENHNTLNTAQDELVTFSEELAQLYHHVCLCNNETPNRVMLDYYRQSRVTRSGSLKGPDDPRGLLSPRLTRRGTAFPVEARTPTEHVSKETTEAGKEQSPTKTPTISPVITAPPSSPVSDTSDIRKEPMNIYNLNAIIRDQIKHLQKAVDRSLQLSRQRAAARELVPMIDKDKEALMEEILKLKSLLSTKREQIATLRAVLKANKQTAEVALANLKNKYENEKSMVTETMTKLRNELKALKEDAATFSSLRAMFATRCDEYVTQLDEMQRQLAAAEDEKKTLNSLLRMAIQQKLALTQRLEDLEFDHEQSRRSKGKLGKSKDSRSKVSEEASATVPTIDTFLLHSQGPQQPNLLVSSGTQRKRLFSPSPCDQSHPRTSGTYLQNILRAPLDPTSTESFLLRGPPSMSELIHEYRLSKEKRLTVAIPDYQQPAASIPLRSSQLASGPDCQTVSPDVAFPEEQPHSSSQCAPLNCLSKPPPYP, encoded by the exons ATGGCAGAGTTACAGAGAATACGGATGAAAGATGAAATTCGAGAATACAAGTTCCGAGAGGCAAGACTTCTTCAGGATTACACTGAGCTTGAAGAAGAAAATATTACTTTGCAAAAACTGGTGTCCACACTGAAACAGAACCAA GTTGAATATGAAGGTTTAAAGCATGAGATTAAACGATTTGAGGAGGAGACAGTATTGCTTAATAGCCAGCTAGAAGATGCCATCCGACTGAAGGAGATTGCCGAACATCAGCTGGAAGAAGCCCTGGAGACCTTAAAAAATGAAAGGGAGCAAAAGAACAATCTGAGGAAGGAACTCTCCCAGTATATCAACCTCAATGATAGTATGTACAGTAATCACATTAATATATCAGTAGATGGattaaagtttgcagaggatggGAGCGAACCTAATAATGATGACAAAATGAATGGGCACATCCATGGGCCTCTTGTGAAACTGACTGGAGATTACCGGACTCCCGCAGTTAGGAAAGGAGAATCTCTGCACCCAGTCTCTGATCTCTTCAGTGAGCTCAACATATCGGAAATGCAGAAATTAAAGCAGCAACTCGTGCAG GTGGAGAGAGAAAAAGCTATTCTCCTGGCCAACCTTCAGGAGTCCCAGACGCAGCTAGAACACACAAAGGGAGCCCTGACTGAGCAACACGAGCGAGTCCACAGGCTCACAGAGCACGTCAACGCCATGAGGGGACTGCAGAGCAACAAGGAGCTGAAAGTAGAGCTGGACTGTGAGAAGGGCCGAGACTCCGGCGAGGAAACACATGACTATGAAGTAGACATCAACGGCCTAGAGATCCTAGAGTGTAAATACAAAGTGGCAGTGACAGAAGTGATTGACCTTAAAGCTGAGATAAAGGCCTTAAAGGAGAAATACAATAAATGTGTAGAAAACTACACTGAAGAAAAGGCAAAGTATGAGACCAGGATCCAGAGGTATGATGAGCAGGTGACGAACCTGGAAAAATCAACGAAGGAAAGTTACGAGAAAATGGTTCAAATGGAAAAAGAGTTGCAAAGGATGACGAGCGTAGCAAATGAAAACCATAATACCCTCAACACAGCCCAGGATGAGTTGGTGACATTTAGTGAGGAGCTGGCTCAGCTCTATCACCATGTATGTTTGTGTAATAATGAAACTCCCAATAGGGTCATGTTGGACTATTACAGGCAAAGTAGAGTCACCCGTAGCGGGAGCCTGAAGGGACCTGATGATCCTAGGGGGCTCCTGTCTCCACGGCTCACCAGAAGAGGAACGGCATTCCCAGTAGAAGCCAGGACCCCAACTGAGCATGTTTCGAAAGAGACCACAGAGGCTGGCAAAGAACAAAGTCCAACCAAGACACCTACGATTTCTCCTGTCATCACggcccctccttcctctcccgtCTCTGACACCAGTGACATACGCAAAGAGCCAATGAATATCTACAACCTAAATGCCATAATACGGGACCAAATCAAGCACTTGCAGAAGGCTGTAGATCGGTCACTGCAGCTGTCACGCCAGCGTGCGGCAGCACGTGAGCTGGTGCCCATGATTGATAAGGACAAGGAGGCCTTAATGGAAGAGATACTGAAACTGAAGTCCCTGCTGAGTACAAAACGGGAGCAGATAGCAACCTTGAGGGCAGTGCTGAAAGCCAACAAACAG aCAGCTGAAGTGGCACTGGCCAATCTGAAGAATAAATATGAGAATGAAAAATCAATGGTGACTGAAACCATGACCAAACTGCGAAATGAATTAAAGGCTTTGAAAGAAGATGCAGCAACCTTCTCATCCTTGAGAGCAATGTTTGCAACCAG GTGTGATGAGTACGTCACACAGCTGGACGAGATGCAAAGGCAGTTGGCAGCTGCAGAGGATGAGAAGAAGACCTTAAACTCTCTATTGCGGATGGCTATCCAGCAAAAACTTGCCCTTACCCAGCGACTGGAGGATTTAGAGTTCGATCACGAGCAGTCCCGACGCAGCAAAGGCAAGCTTGGAAAGAGCAAGGACAGCCGCTCTAAAGTAAGTGAGGAAGCATCAGCCACCGTGCCAACCATAGACACTTTCCTCCTGCATAGTCAGGGCCCACAGCAACCAAACTTACTGGTCAGCAGTGGCACTCAGAGGAAAAG ACTATTCTCACCTTCCCCTTGTGATCAGAGCCATCCCAGGACTTCAGGGACCTACCTACAGAATATATTAAGAGCCCCCCTTGATCCCACCTCCACAGAATCATTTCTTCTGAGGGGCCCCCCTTCCATGAGTGAACTCATCCATGAGTACCGTCTCAGCAAGGAAAAAAGGTTAACCGTGGCCATACCAG